The proteins below come from a single Etheostoma spectabile isolate EspeVRDwgs_2016 chromosome 4, UIUC_Espe_1.0, whole genome shotgun sequence genomic window:
- the zgc:112334 gene encoding rab GDP dissociation inhibitor beta isoform X2: MEEYDIIVLGTGLKECILSGLMSQSGKKVLHIDKNPHSGGESASISPLEELYKMFKVPGSAKSIGHGKEWNIDLIPKFFLSNGELVKILVHTEVTRYMDFKVVEGSYVYKAGKVHKVPCTEEEAHASDLMGMFDKRRFRKLLLFVLNFDVRNPRTYQDVDPNKMTTRDLFCRFDLGLDVMEFTGHAIALHRSEGYLDQPCGETIRRIRLYSESLSRHNTSPYLYPVYGLRELPQGFARLNAEYGGTFLLNRAVDELVMENGKVKAVKSEGKLFHCKQLICDPSYVPNRVRKVGRVIRVICLLNHPVKNTHEANSCQIIIPQTQINRKSDIYITVVSCAHNVASDGMYIATVSTTAETSDPEKEVQPGLELLEPIMQKFVNVSKVLVPNEDGKKSQ, from the exons ATGGAGGAATATGATATTATTGTGCTTGGAACCGGACTTAAG GAATGTATCCTTTCTGGTTTAATGTCTCAAAGTGGGAAAAAGGTCCTTCACATTGACAAGAATCCTCACTCTGGAGGAGAGAGTGCATCAATTTCTCCCCTTGAGGAG CTGTACAAGATGTTTAAGGTCCCAGGTTCTGCCAAGTCTATAGGCCATGGAAAAGAGTGGAACATCGACCTTATCCCCAAATTTTTTCTTTCCAATG GTGAGCTGGTCAAAATCTTGGTGCACACAGAGGTTACTCGGTATATGGACTTCAAAGTCGTTGAAGGCAGCTATGTATACAAAGCAGGCAAAGTGCACAAAGTCCCCTGCACAGAGGAAGAAGCTCATGCTTCAG ATCTGATGGGCATGTTTGACAAGAGAAGGTTCAGGAAGCTGCTGCTCTTTGTGCTGAACTTTGACGTGAGAAACCCTCGGACCTACCAGGACGTGGATCCTAACAAAATGACCACGAGGGACCTCTTCTGCCGCTTTGACCTGGGATTAGATGTCATGGAGTTCACAGGTCATGCCATAGCTTTACACCGCAGTGAGGG TTACCTGGACCAGCCGTGTGGGGAAACCATCAGACGGATCAGGCTGTACTCTGAATCTCTGTCCCGCCACAACACCAGTCCATACCTCTACCCTGTGTATGGGTTGCGTGAGCTACCCCAGGGATTTGCCAG ACTGAATGCAGAGTACGGAGGAACTTTCCTCTTAAACAGAGCAGTGGATGAGCTTGTGATGGAAAACGGCAAAGTGAAAGCTGTAAAATCTGAGGGGAAG CTTTTTCACTGTAAACAGCTTATCTGCGACCCCAGCTACGTTCCTAATCGAGTGAGGAAAGTGGGGCGTGTGATAAGAGTCATCTGTTTATTAAATCACCCAGTTAAAAACACCCACGAGGCCAACTCCTGTCAAATCATCATCCCTCAAACGCAAATCAACAGAAAATCTG ACATTTACATAACAGTAGTGTCCTGTGCCCACAATGTGGCCTCAGACGGGATGTACATTGCCACAGTGAGCACGACTGCAGAAACCAGCGACCCAGAGAAAGAAGTTCAGCCGGGCCTGGAGCTTCTCGAGCCCATCATGCAAAA ATTTGTTAATGTCAGCAAAGTGTTGGTTCCCAATGAAGATGGAAAAAAGAGTCAG TAA
- the zgc:112334 gene encoding rab GDP dissociation inhibitor beta isoform X1: protein MEEYDIIVLGTGLKECILSGLMSQSGKKVLHIDKNPHSGGESASISPLEELYKMFKVPGSAKSIGHGKEWNIDLIPKFFLSNGELVKILVHTEVTRYMDFKVVEGSYVYKAGKVHKVPCTEEEAHASDLMGMFDKRRFRKLLLFVLNFDVRNPRTYQDVDPNKMTTRDLFCRFDLGLDVMEFTGHAIALHRSEGYLDQPCGETIRRIRLYSESLSRHNTSPYLYPVYGLRELPQGFARLNAEYGGTFLLNRAVDELVMENGKVKAVKSEGKLFHCKQLICDPSYVPNRVRKVGRVIRVICLLNHPVKNTHEANSCQIIIPQTQINRKSDIYITVVSCAHNVASDGMYIATVSTTAETSDPEKEVQPGLELLEPIMQKFVNVSKVLVPNEDGKKSQIFVSCSYDAVNHFDADCDDIKDMYRRITGAELCLGASERHQSLNSDDD, encoded by the exons ATGGAGGAATATGATATTATTGTGCTTGGAACCGGACTTAAG GAATGTATCCTTTCTGGTTTAATGTCTCAAAGTGGGAAAAAGGTCCTTCACATTGACAAGAATCCTCACTCTGGAGGAGAGAGTGCATCAATTTCTCCCCTTGAGGAG CTGTACAAGATGTTTAAGGTCCCAGGTTCTGCCAAGTCTATAGGCCATGGAAAAGAGTGGAACATCGACCTTATCCCCAAATTTTTTCTTTCCAATG GTGAGCTGGTCAAAATCTTGGTGCACACAGAGGTTACTCGGTATATGGACTTCAAAGTCGTTGAAGGCAGCTATGTATACAAAGCAGGCAAAGTGCACAAAGTCCCCTGCACAGAGGAAGAAGCTCATGCTTCAG ATCTGATGGGCATGTTTGACAAGAGAAGGTTCAGGAAGCTGCTGCTCTTTGTGCTGAACTTTGACGTGAGAAACCCTCGGACCTACCAGGACGTGGATCCTAACAAAATGACCACGAGGGACCTCTTCTGCCGCTTTGACCTGGGATTAGATGTCATGGAGTTCACAGGTCATGCCATAGCTTTACACCGCAGTGAGGG TTACCTGGACCAGCCGTGTGGGGAAACCATCAGACGGATCAGGCTGTACTCTGAATCTCTGTCCCGCCACAACACCAGTCCATACCTCTACCCTGTGTATGGGTTGCGTGAGCTACCCCAGGGATTTGCCAG ACTGAATGCAGAGTACGGAGGAACTTTCCTCTTAAACAGAGCAGTGGATGAGCTTGTGATGGAAAACGGCAAAGTGAAAGCTGTAAAATCTGAGGGGAAG CTTTTTCACTGTAAACAGCTTATCTGCGACCCCAGCTACGTTCCTAATCGAGTGAGGAAAGTGGGGCGTGTGATAAGAGTCATCTGTTTATTAAATCACCCAGTTAAAAACACCCACGAGGCCAACTCCTGTCAAATCATCATCCCTCAAACGCAAATCAACAGAAAATCTG ACATTTACATAACAGTAGTGTCCTGTGCCCACAATGTGGCCTCAGACGGGATGTACATTGCCACAGTGAGCACGACTGCAGAAACCAGCGACCCAGAGAAAGAAGTTCAGCCGGGCCTGGAGCTTCTCGAGCCCATCATGCAAAA ATTTGTTAATGTCAGCAAAGTGTTGGTTCCCAATGAAGATGGAAAAAAGAGTCAG ATATTTGTGTCCTGCTCATATGATGCAGTAAACCACTTTGACGCTGACTGTGACGACATCAAAGACATGTACCGCCGGATCACGGGAGCAGAGCTCTGCCTCGGAGCATCAGAGAGACACCAGTCTCTCAACTCTGATGATGACTGA